A single Anopheles arabiensis isolate DONGOLA chromosome 2, AaraD3, whole genome shotgun sequence DNA region contains:
- the LOC120896250 gene encoding battenin: MTDIGEATSPSVVPLTENDPDQAPPKDKGLWRDLVAYWILGLCNNYGYVVMLTAAHDILKELEGGDGHAKSASPLDGYDVANTTARADDVTFGYEARPCNKLSTGAILLADILPALAVKSIASFLPLAKHVRIFLCVAAAAAGFLLTAFATVEWVLFVGVIATSFSSGLGEATFLAYATYFNKNVISTWSSGTGGAGIAGSLSYTGLTGLGLTPKTTILIMLVVPGLEAAAFWLLLRHKDTDKPADISEQEAGNEKPEEIDYNTLPEDERPLENWNQRLRYIPSLFIFMIPLILVYLLEYYINQGLFELVYFPGIWLSQSAQYRWYQVIYQIGVFISRSSVNLIQFRQVWIMAVFQFLNVVYFTFEAVYYFTPSIWIIFVLILWEGLLGGGGYVNTFYRIQTDVPAARREYAMMVTSISDSVGIALAGIAAIPSHNAICDLPVPDRLL; the protein is encoded by the exons ATGACGGACATCGGCGAGGCAACGTCCCCGTCGGTCGTGCCACTGACGGAGAACGATCCAGACCAGGCACCGCCGAAAGACAAAGGCCTTTGGCGCGATCTCGTGGCCTATTGGATACTGGGACTGTGCAACAACTACGGCTATGTGGTGATGCTGACAGCTGCGCACGATATTCTGAAAGAGCTGGAGGGGGGAGACGGGCACGCCAAGAGTGCATCGCCGTTG GACGGCTACGACGTGGCTAACACAACGGCCCGAGCTGATGACGTTACGTTTGGGTACGAGGCACGTCCGTGCAACAAGCTCTCGACCGGTGCAATTCTCCTGGCCGACATCCTGCCGGCACTGGCCGTCAAATCGATTGCATCGTTCCTTCCGTTGGCGAAACA TGTTCGAATTTTCCTATGTGTTGCGGCAGCCGCCGCCGGCTTTCTGCTGACGGCCTTTGCCACCGTCGAATGGGTGCTGTTCGTCGGCGTTATAGCGACCTCGTTTTCATCCGGGCTCGGCGAGGCCACCTTCCTCGCGTACGCAACATACTTCAACAA GAACGTTATTTCCACCTGGTCCTCGGGGACGGGCGGGGCCGGCATTGCCGGGTCGCTTTCGTACACCGGCCTGACGGGACTCGGACTGACGCCAAAAACGACCATTCTCATCATGCTGGTTGTGCCGGGGCTAGAGGCGGCTGCATTCtggttgctgctgcgccaCAAAGACACGGACAAACCGGCGGACATTTCCGAACAGGAGGCCGGGAATGAAAAGCCAGAAGAGATCGACTACAACACACTGCCGGAGGACGAGCGGCCGCTTGAGAACTGGAATCAGCGGCTTCGGTACATTCCGTCGCTGTTTATCTTTATGATTCCTTTGATTCTGGTGTACCTGTTGGAGTACTACATCAACCAGGGACTG TTCGAGCTGGTGTACTTCCCCGGGATCTGGTTGTCCCAGTCGGCACAGTACCGATGGTATCAGGTGATCTACCAGATCGGTGTGTTCATTTCGCGCTCGTCAGTCAACCTCATCCAGTTCCGACAGGTGTGGATCATGGCAGTGTTCCAGTTCCTGAACGTGGTGTACTTCACGTTCGAGGCGGTGTACTACTTCACGCCCTCTATCTGGATTATCTTCGTGCTGATCCTGTGGGAAGGTTTGCTTGGTGGCGGTGGCTACGTCAACACGTTCTATCGCATCCAGACCGATGTACCGGCGGCCAGGCGCGAGTACGCGATGATGGTTACGTCCATCTCGGACTCGGTCGGCATTGCACTGGCCGGTATCGCCGCCATACCGTCGCACAATGCGATCTGTGATCTACCGGTGCCCGATCGGTTGCTTTAA